The nucleotide window CAGGATTATATTTTGTTCGGTCTCCACGGAATGCCGGGTCAGATGAGCCTTCAATCATAGCCTTATTTTCTGCTGAAATAGTGTGGCTTCTCTCATAGTCTCGGTAACCGCTGGTTCCGGTACCTTTGTTTCCTGTCCAGTGGATGGTGGTTTTGTAATGGTGGTTTTTCATATTTTAAAGATAAAAAGATAAAAGATAAAAGATAAAAGATAAAAGATAAAAGATAAAAGATAAAAGATAAAAGATAAAAGATAAAAGATAAAAGATAAAAGATAAAAGATAAAAGATAAAAGATAAAAGATAAAAGATAAAAGATAAAAGATAAAAGATAAAAGATCTTTTTCTTAAACAACTATTATGCATCCGGATATCAACATCAATAGGGGTGGGCTTTAGCCCAGCCTGCATAAACAAAAACATCCATTGGCTTTAGCCGAAAGTTATATCAAGAAAGATAATAAAAAAACCTCCAGTACAACTGAAGGTCTTAAATTTTTTAATTAGAGAATTCTATTAATTCTTCTTTTTTAGCATTGTAGATTTTGTATTCTAAATATTTAAAAGAATCTCTTGGAACAATGGTTACCCATTTTTTGTATTTCATAAACCATTTCATCTGGATACTTTTAATGCCTTTTGTAAGGTAGGCTTCCACAAATGGGTGTACATGCAGGTAGATTTTTCCTTTTTCTTTCTGCAGAATGTTTCTTAAGGTTTCACCCATTCTTTCCACGATAACAATAGGAGCTACAATTTCTCCGTCTTTGTTCGGGTTTTCTTCTTTGGTTTCGATCTGCTTTTCCGGACGGTTTCTTTGTCTGGTGATCTGGATCAGACCAAATTTACTTGGAGGAAGTATTTTGTGGCGTGCTTTGTCGCGCTTCATTTCCTCTTTGAGATGTTCGTAAAGATCTCTTCTGTGATCAGAATTCGGCATGTCTATGAAATCGATAACGATAATTCCTCCCATATCGCGGAGGCGAAGTTGTCTTGCGATTTCAGTAGCAGCCATTTTGTTCACTTTCAGTGCGTGTTCCTTATTGACCGCTGTTCCGGTAGTAATATTGTTTCCGGAGTTAACGTCAACGACGTGAAGTGCTTCTGTGTGCTCAATAACAAGATAGGCTCCTTTAGAACTTGGAATGTTTACGTGTTTTCCGAAGCTCTGTTTAAGCTGTTTTTCAACATTGTAATATTCCAGAAGTGGAATATGAGAATCATAAAACTGGACAATATTTTTCTTTTCAGGAGCAATTACTTCAATGTAATTCTTCATTTCGTTCACCATCTGTTCATCATCACAGATGATATTCACGAAGTCCTGGTTAAAATTGTCTCTTAAAATAGCTGAAGCTTTGTCTTCTTCGCTTAAAACTTTGGACGGAACTTTATTTCTCTGGATATTTTTAAAAGTGCTTTCCCATTTCTGAACCAGCTGGTTCATATCATTATGAAGATCGGCTACTTTTTTTCCTTCTGCTACCGTTCTGATGATCACCCCGAATCCTTCAGGCTTAATACTGTCGATAAGGGTTCTCAGTCTTTCTTTTTCCTCAGAGCTTCTGATTTTTTTGGAAATAGAAACTTTATTGTCAAAAGGAATTAAAACCAGAAAGCGTCCTGTTAATGAAATCTGGGTAGAAATCCTGGGACCTTTGGTAGAAATTGGTTCTTTGGTAATCTGTAGCAAAACCAGATCGTCTTTGGCGATTACCTTGTCTACAGTTCCGTTTTTGTCTATTTCGGGTTGTATCTCGAAATTTTTTAAGCTCGAAGTGCTTTGTTTTTTAGAAATAGTGTCTTTTAAAAACTTTCGGTACGTAAGGTACTGCGGTCCAAGATCCTGATAATGCAGAAATGCATCTTTGTCATATCCGATATTGACGAATGCCGCATTCAGATTGGGTGCCAGTTTTTTTACTTTTCCTATAAACAGATCTCCAACTATAAAATCGCTTTTGTCTTCTTGCTCATGAAGTTCACATAGTCTTCCGTCTTCCAGCAGCGCAATCTTTGTAAGATCATCTTCATGCGAAACTATTAGTTCTTTCTTCATTTTTTAATAAGATAAAATTGTTAAGATTATAGGAAGTGGATGTTTTTTTGATTAATTCATCTATTAAATATAAGGATTTTGAATGAAAACCATTATATGTTTGTTAAAATAATATTTGAAACCCTCCGTTTTCCGCGGAATCTTATAGTTGCAAACAAAAATATAG belongs to Chryseobacterium gleum and includes:
- a CDS encoding Rne/Rng family ribonuclease — encoded protein: MKKELIVSHEDDLTKIALLEDGRLCELHEQEDKSDFIVGDLFIGKVKKLAPNLNAAFVNIGYDKDAFLHYQDLGPQYLTYRKFLKDTISKKQSTSSLKNFEIQPEIDKNGTVDKVIAKDDLVLLQITKEPISTKGPRISTQISLTGRFLVLIPFDNKVSISKKIRSSEEKERLRTLIDSIKPEGFGVIIRTVAEGKKVADLHNDMNQLVQKWESTFKNIQRNKVPSKVLSEEDKASAILRDNFNQDFVNIICDDEQMVNEMKNYIEVIAPEKKNIVQFYDSHIPLLEYYNVEKQLKQSFGKHVNIPSSKGAYLVIEHTEALHVVDVNSGNNITTGTAVNKEHALKVNKMAATEIARQLRLRDMGGIIVIDFIDMPNSDHRRDLYEHLKEEMKRDKARHKILPPSKFGLIQITRQRNRPEKQIETKEENPNKDGEIVAPIVIVERMGETLRNILQKEKGKIYLHVHPFVEAYLTKGIKSIQMKWFMKYKKWVTIVPRDSFKYLEYKIYNAKKEELIEFSN